The Penaeus vannamei isolate JL-2024 chromosome 4, ASM4276789v1, whole genome shotgun sequence genome segment AGGTGGAGAACTCGTGGGCACGTTTATATTATGAGAAGTCAGGTGTCTGTCCTCTTTCCCCAGTACCTCCTCCTTTCGGGAACAGGTgagtgatttatttatctatttacttttatattttccaCTGCAGTTCAGGTTATCTTGTAAGCATacaatttattttaattatttgtttttattacataGCCTgttaattataaaagaaaatatgtgacATTCGGAATGCAAATTAATTTTATCCTCAAGTTAGCACATCAACTTTTCATGTATCAATGTATTAGATCAATGTAAGGTGGAAACCTGTTTTGAGTCCCATTTTCTCTTTGCAGCAATCATTGCCATTCCGACTACGACTGTCCAGACAACCTGAAGTGCTGTCCCGTTGGATACAAGAATACGATATGTGTAGAGGTCGCTGATCTCCGATCGACAACAGCCTCTCCATCTCGTTGATAGCTCCGCCGATACAGAGATAAGGTTGAATATGCAGGTCCACACAATCAAGAGTATTTCCTATTTTTATACAAAGTAATTAAACATTACTTGTTGGAATTTGCGCTgctattgtttgtgtttgtattgacTGAATAATAAAGTGCTATGCATATGGTCTCAATATTTACTCAAAAGctcatattgtttttgtttttcagagCACTAGacacaaaaaatatttttaaaagttatgataattttcaAGGAATATGAGCAAATAACTTACTATGGCAACGAAAATATTTTTAAATGAAAAAAGTTTTAATTACTAACACATTGCTACAGTGGCTTTATTGTGCAattaaaaaatctttcttttttatgaggaAAAGCTAATCACCTAATTATCCACTGATGCAGACAGCACTGATCGTCTTATAAATTCCCAGTGGTCTTGTCTTCCATTACATGTATATCTCAAGTTCTTCCAATTCCCTGGTTGGGAGCGAAAACTAGGGTTAGTTACTTTATAATGTTTTCACTTGTCTTGTGCTAGTGCGTTTTACTGcaatttcgttgttttcttttctcgttaaaatattttgtttcctcATTCTTTCACAACTGTTATTCtcggatttgttttttttcttctttaataccTTTCTTTGTTCAGCCCTTCTATGCAGttttgtgttcatatgtgtgtgaatacattttcttttctttttaactgaAGTAAAGGAAATCCAGTTCAGTGTTTTCGTGACACTGGACCGTTCGTGTTACATGACTTCCGGGTCTAGCGTGGAGTTTTACCACGTTCTGTTAACATAC includes the following:
- the LOC138861455 gene encoding WAP four-disulfide core domain protein 2-like, which gives rise to MSSTAVRVCALLLVVLMVENSWARLYYEKSGVCPLSPVPPPFGNSNHCHSDYDCPDNLKCCPVGYKNTICVEVADLRSTTASPSR